Sequence from the Candidatus Woesearchaeota archaeon genome:
GCTGATAGATTAGTGAACACCCTCTGAGTGAAAGCGATGATGAACGGAAGTAACTTATCTGGGCTGCATAGTTTCTTCAGTATATTTTTGCATCTAGACAAATCCTGAATTTGCCGGGCCCATATTGCCCGCACTTGGTGAAATTTAGAATTCTTGCTTTTTTAGCTGCTTCTTTTACTTTTTTTTCAGATAACCCAAAATCATTCTCATGCAGGAAATCATAGAAATGCAAAATTCCTCCTTTCTTTACTTTAGTTAAAGCAATATCCAGAAAATCTTCTGCAGATTTCGGCAAAGGCATCAACACCCTGTCGAATCTTTTTCTAATCTTAGGCAAAACCATATTCACATCTCCTAAAAATAGATTCACATTATTCGCCTTGTTTAATTCGATATTTTCCAATGCATATCTATGAGCAATAGTGTTTATTTCTACTCCATATATCTCATTTGCTTCGGAATTTTTTGCAATATTAACACAGTAAACTCCGCAGCCCGAAAACATCACCAAAACATTTTCACCTTTCTTCACTAATTTATTTATCCTTTCCCTTTCATGACCCAGCCTCGCTGAAAAATAAACCTTTTCTACATTAAGTTTAACTCTAATTCCATTCTCACTGTGAACAGTTTCCTTCCTTCTGTTACCTGCTATTATCTTCAGTTTCGGTGTCCTGAATTTGCCGCCGTATTTTCCAACTTTTTTTGTAACAACCCTAACATTCTTGAAATTGTTTAGAATAGTTTCTCCTATGATTTTTTCTTTTTTGTTTAGCTCTTCAGGAAAATCAGAAAAGATTAGAATATCACCTACAACATCAAAACTGGTCGGCATTATAGCTAGCTGTTTTTTTGTTAGTTTTCTTTCTAGGAGTTGTTTAAGTTTTTTTGGTTTCACAAATAGGTTAGAGTATGTTAGGGTTTTTTAAGGTTTGGGTGATAGTAAAAATCATAGGTATGGGCTTGGAAATTTAGGATGTGGAGAAGGTGTATAGCTGAAATAATCGAGGATTCTTAATATTGATTCATGCATTTACCCAAAGAACCTGATAGCATTTTTAAAAAATTATTATTAAAGATATGCATTAACAAACTAAAAATATATCAAGGCATTGGTGATAATACGACAAAGTAGGGGCTTTATAGAGAATATAATGATTGATTTGGGTCTGTTTTAAAGAAACTCGCCCAAATCCTTCTGCGTCTGTTTCTCTTTCTCAGCCGAGATCTTGTCTAACGTAGAATTCACTCTCTCTTCAGAAAAATCATGCTCCTCGACCAGTATCTCATATACCTTGTCCCTGTTAACCTTATCCCAGTTAAGGAAATAATCGTCACTAACCGGCATCTTCTTGATCAGGTAATAAACCTCGTTCCACGGAATTTCAAAATTATCATCCCATTTTGCATCCTTAAACATATTATCAAAGTCATTGCCGTATTTCTTAACAAGCTCAACAGCTTTTTTAGGGCCAATGCCTTTTATCCCTTTATTATTGAAGTCGGTCCCGACCAGCATGCATAAGGCTATAAGCTGCTCCTGGTCAATGCCTAAACTATTCAGTGTATCAGAAAGATTGACTATCTCGGGCTTGATAGCCTCATAGGCAAGCTTGTTGCTCTTTTTTCTTTTTCCTGAGAAAGACAGGTTTCTTATCAGCTTGGGGCACCCGAACATAAGGGAATCCGCATCCTGCGAAGCAGAGGCAAATGCCTTGCCCTGCTTAACTATATATGCAGCCTGCGCCTCTGCTTCCGAAGGTGCAACAATAACAGGAATCCCCATGCCTGCGAGCAGTTTCTTAGCCTCTTCTATCATATCAGAGCTCAGCTTGGAAGTCCTTGCGGCATACTTCTTCATTTCATCCAAATCTTTCTTTGCTTTTGCCTCCTCATATTTCACAGAAGCATCTTCTTTCAGCTGTCTTCTCTTCTGCCTTTCCTTCATCTTCAACTCAGGGGATTTGCCGTCAAAAACATAGCATAGCCTTAGCCCTTGCTGCATCAGCTTTGCATTCCTAGTAAATAATCCTGTAAGATGGGAAGTGACCCTGCCATGAGAATCCATAAGCAGGCCGCCGTCTCTCTGCCTGATAGTAGTTAGGAACTGATAAAGAAAAAGATGTGCATCCACCGCAATTATCCTGTTCCTCAGACTGGCTATTTCAATTTCTTTTTTCAACAATAACTCGCTTATATTTACTCCCATATTAAACTCCCTTAAACTGCATTCCCTTGAACTCCTTTTCAAGCATTTCCTCGGCTTTCTTAGTTAATTTTCCCTTGCCCAAAAATAATGCAGGCAGCCTCTTGGTCTGCGCCCGGATAAAAACAGAGCTTAAGTCGCCGTCATTCACCCTCTTCTTGCTCTTGGCCTTTACGAAGTATCTTAAGCTGCCCACAGCGCTTGGCACATCAACGATAAATTCCATATCAGAATTCTTCCTGATTATATTTTCCTCAATCACATTTATCTTATTCTGGATGAAATATTCATTTACGTCTCCGTAAAAATTGCTGCTTTTCTTCGCTGCTTCCTGTGCCGCTTCCTTCGTATCTTCAGGCTTTTCAGCTTTCTTTTTCTCAGTCTCTTTTTTCTTCTCAGCTTTCATGCCTAAAATGCCCCTTACGGTTTTCTCAGCTTCCTCATTGCTTATGAGGTACCATTTCCAGAATATTTCCTTGTTTCCTCTATAGTTCACGGTAAAGGGAAAGGCAAAATCCTTAAGGCTTCTTATAGCAGCCCTGAAAACAGGCACCAGCTTGGAGTCTCTCAAAACTTTCTTCTCCTTGAGAAGCTCGTAAACTTTTCTTTCCTTCTCCCCGAGGTTTTCAGAAAAATTTTGCAGCTGGCTTTCCTGCCCTGGGAGGTAATATAGAGGGCTTCCT
This genomic interval carries:
- a CDS encoding class I SAM-dependent methyltransferase family protein, coding for MPTSFDVVGDILIFSDFPEELNKKEKIIGETILNNFKNVRVVTKKVGKYGGKFRTPKLKIIAGNRRKETVHSENGIRVKLNVEKVYFSARLGHERERINKLVKKGENVLVMFSGCGVYCVNIAKNSEANEIYGVEINTIAHRYALENIELNKANNVNLFLGDVNMVLPKIRKRFDRVLMPLPKSAEDFLDIALTKVKKGGILHFYDFLHENDFGLSEKKVKEAAKKARILNFTKCGQYGPGKFRICLDAKIY
- a CDS encoding flap endonuclease-1; amino-acid sequence: MGVNISELLLKKEIEIASLRNRIIAVDAHLFLYQFLTTIRQRDGGLLMDSHGRVTSHLTGLFTRNAKLMQQGLRLCYVFDGKSPELKMKERQKRRQLKEDASVKYEEAKAKKDLDEMKKYAARTSKLSSDMIEEAKKLLAGMGIPVIVAPSEAEAQAAYIVKQGKAFASASQDADSLMFGCPKLIRNLSFSGKRKKSNKLAYEAIKPEIVNLSDTLNSLGIDQEQLIALCMLVGTDFNNKGIKGIGPKKAVELVKKYGNDFDNMFKDAKWDDNFEIPWNEVYYLIKKMPVSDDYFLNWDKVNRDKVYEILVEEHDFSEERVNSTLDKISAEKEKQTQKDLGEFL